TACTCGCGGAAGATGTGCGGCCCCCGCACGAGAATCTCGCCGTCCGCGGCGATGCGGATCTCCGTGCCGGGGAGCGCCTTCCCCACGGTGCCGAACTTGTACCGATCGAGCCGGTTGACCGTCGTGACCGTCGAGGTCTCCGTGAGCCCGTACCCCTCGAGAATGAGAACGCCGAGGGCGTGCAGGAACTCGGCGATCTCCCGGGACAGGGGCGCCCCCCCCGAGATGAAGAAGCGCAGCCTGCCGCCCATCCGCGCCCGGATCTTCTGGAAGACCAATCGGTCGGCGATCCCGTTTTTCAAGGCGAGGAACCCCTGCGGCTCCACGCCCTGCTGACGGCACCGCGACGCCTCGCGGCCGACCCCGAGGGCCCACTCGAAGATCGCCTTCTTCAGCCCCCCGTCTTCCTCGACCTTCGCCAGCACGCGGGCGTAGAACTTCTCGTAGAGCCGGGGCACGCTCACCATCATTTCCGGACGGACCGTCACGAGATCCTCCGCGACCGTCTGGAGGGAACGGGCGAAGGAGGAGACGGCCATCGCGTCGAAGGCGAGGAAGTGCTCCAGGCGCCCGAGGGAGTGCGCCAGGGGGAGGAACTGCAGGAACATCGACCCCCTG
Above is a window of Deltaproteobacteria bacterium DNA encoding:
- a CDS encoding AMP-dependent synthetase/ligase; the protein is RGSMFLQFLPLAHSLGRLEHFLAFDAMAVSSFARSLQTVAEDLVTVRPEMMVSVPRLYEKFYARVLAKVEEDGGLKKAIFEWALGVGREASRCRQQGVEPQGFLALKNGIADRLVFQKIRARMGGRLRFFISGGAPLSREIAEFLHALGVLILEGYGLTETSTVTTVNRLDRYKFGTVGKALPGTEIRIAADGEILVRGPHIFREYFNDPAATREAIEPDGWFHTGDIGVLDEEGFLRITDRKKDIIVTSGGKNISPQNLENLLKNDRYVSQAFVYGDRKKYLTALLTLSPEEIVAWAARQGIPDRSIEALAKHPEVLQLMRGRVDEVNRGLASFEQVKKFALLGTDFSQETGELTPTLKVRRKVVVEKYGRILDDLYGKD